In candidate division WOR-3 bacterium, the following are encoded in one genomic region:
- a CDS encoding CHRD domain-containing protein codes for MPKISSIVFFLLAILFSAACADASYSAQLTGNQAVPPTTSSASGDAVFTPNRDNTELRCRVTVNNLYNDGLLEAALYLGKPGEPAQPDMKVAVLPITRSLKRGIYNGILSQTTLTDADLQGPLAGHKVETLIFAMSMGKVFINISSGSYPEGEIRGQIQ; via the coding sequence GTGCCGAAGATCAGTTCCATAGTATTTTTTCTGCTGGCAATTTTATTCTCTGCTGCTTGTGCTGATGCCAGCTATTCTGCCCAGCTGACCGGTAATCAGGCGGTCCCCCCAACCACCAGCAGTGCCAGCGGTGACGCTGTTTTTACTCCGAACCGTGATAACACTGAGCTCAGATGCAGGGTGACAGTAAATAACCTTTATAATGACGGACTGCTTGAGGCTGCGCTTTATCTTGGCAAACCGGGCGAACCTGCCCAGCCGGATATGAAGGTTGCAGTCCTGCCGATCACCCGCTCCCTCAAGCGGGGAATCTATAATGGTATCCTCTCACAGACCACGCTCACCGATGCGGATCTCCAGGGGCCTCTTGCCGGACACAAAGTTGAAACGCTGATTTTCGCCATGAGCATGGGCAAGGTTTTCATCAATATTTCATCTGGCAGTTATCCTGAGGGCGAAATCCGGGGACAGATTCAGTAG
- the galE gene encoding UDP-glucose 4-epimerase GalE: MKVLVTGGAGYIGSVCTRLLVDAGYEVVVIDNLSHGHRSAVSPSARLVIADLGDPAVLDRVIMEEKPDAVMHFAGRIEVEESMRQPDLYFYANVACGINLLNSCLRYRINRFIFSSTAAVYGVPETVPLTEEMPQNPANPYGASKRIFEQLLEAYSRASNLRYCTLRYFNVAGAYAGLGEDHRPETHLIPRILRSVLNPGETFRIYGDDYPTPDGTCIRDYIHVYDLARAHLLALEALDRHNLVYNLGSEHGYSVREVFGAAEKVTGRKIKYEIAPKRPGDVPVLVASARKIRTELGWQPQLTLGDMLRDAWEWHQKHPHGYPD; the protein is encoded by the coding sequence ATGAAGGTGCTGGTAACCGGTGGTGCCGGCTATATCGGCAGTGTCTGTACCCGGCTGCTGGTGGACGCCGGTTATGAGGTCGTTGTAATTGACAATCTGTCTCATGGCCACCGGTCTGCGGTCAGTCCTTCTGCGCGGCTCGTTATTGCCGACCTCGGTGATCCGGCAGTACTGGACCGTGTCATCATGGAGGAGAAACCGGATGCGGTCATGCACTTTGCCGGCAGGATTGAGGTTGAGGAGTCGATGCGCCAGCCGGATCTCTATTTCTATGCCAATGTCGCCTGCGGAATCAATCTGCTGAACTCGTGCCTCCGTTACCGGATAAACAGATTCATTTTCTCCTCCACCGCAGCAGTTTATGGTGTACCGGAAACTGTTCCCCTCACTGAGGAGATGCCCCAGAACCCGGCAAACCCCTATGGCGCATCAAAGAGGATTTTTGAGCAGCTGCTTGAAGCCTATTCCCGGGCAAGCAATCTCCGCTACTGCACGCTCCGGTATTTCAATGTTGCGGGCGCCTATGCCGGTCTGGGAGAGGACCACCGGCCTGAGACCCATCTGATTCCGAGGATTCTGCGTTCAGTTCTGAATCCGGGGGAAACCTTCAGAATTTACGGCGACGACTACCCTACTCCGGACGGGACCTGCATCCGGGACTATATCCATGTTTATGATCTTGCCCGCGCCCATCTGCTCGCCCTGGAGGCGCTGGATCGGCACAACCTCGTCTACAACCTCGGTTCTGAACACGGTTACAGCGTCCGGGAGGTTTTTGGCGCTGCGGAGAAAGTAACGGGAAGAAAGATAAAATATGAGATTGCCCCAAAAAGACCGGGGGACGTGCCGGTCCTGGTTGCCTCTGCCCGGAAGATCCGGACTGAACTCGGCTGGCAACCGCAGTTGACCCTTGGAGATATGCTGCGCGACGCCTGGGAGTGGCACCAGAAACATCCCCACGGTTATCCGGACTGA
- a CDS encoding nitroreductase family protein has translation MSNKRLPVFDRSGKTGIISLRKEAEMSVAEAIEKRRAYRSLAPVAINEELIRDLTRHAQLAPTCFNNQPARFVFVHEPQQLERLKEVFSPGNEWCYAASMVVAVFTKRELDCVIRDREYYLFDTGMQVAFLILRATELGLVAHPIAGYSPKKVREILGIPEEYNVITLIIIGRHASELSPVLSDKQIAAERQRPERLPMEQVMFLNRYLAGKEG, from the coding sequence ATGTCAAATAAGCGGCTACCGGTTTTTGACCGATCAGGCAAGACCGGTATAATTTCACTAAGAAAGGAGGCAGAAATGAGCGTTGCCGAGGCAATAGAAAAGAGAAGGGCTTACCGTTCGCTGGCACCGGTGGCGATTAATGAAGAGTTGATCAGAGACCTGACCCGGCATGCCCAGCTGGCGCCAACCTGTTTCAACAATCAGCCGGCACGGTTTGTATTTGTCCATGAACCGCAGCAGCTGGAACGGTTAAAAGAGGTTTTCAGTCCGGGAAATGAGTGGTGTTATGCAGCCTCAATGGTTGTCGCGGTATTCACCAAAAGGGAGCTGGACTGCGTTATCCGTGATCGAGAGTATTACCTGTTTGATACCGGGATGCAAGTGGCATTCCTGATTCTCCGGGCCACCGAGCTGGGGCTGGTGGCACACCCGATCGCCGGTTACAGCCCGAAGAAGGTCCGGGAGATCCTGGGGATTCCGGAGGAGTATAACGTAATCACCCTGATCATTATCGGCCGGCACGCCTCCGAGCTCAGCCCGGTGCTCTCGGATAAACAGATTGCAGCCGAAAGGCAGCGGCCGGAACGGCTGCCCATGGAACAGGTGATGTTTCTCAACCGTTACCTAGCTGGAAAGGAGGGGTGA
- the ybeY gene encoding rRNA maturation RNase YbeY: protein MGRPNHKNKLRLCIFGTRDRRLKREINRLLHRLQPVINSRLLPGEINIIFVSNRKITELNYRFLGRNRPTDVLSFPLPPVSNGPASGCVRGEIYISREQARLQAKAAGIKLHTELLQLVRHGLLHLAGFSHREINRLP, encoded by the coding sequence ATGGGCAGACCGAATCACAAAAATAAACTCCGGCTCTGCATCTTCGGCACCCGGGACCGCCGACTGAAACGGGAAATCAACCGGCTTCTGCACCGGCTGCAGCCGGTCATTAACTCCCGCCTGCTTCCGGGTGAGATTAATATCATCTTTGTCAGCAACCGGAAAATCACCGAACTCAACTACCGCTTTCTGGGTCGCAACCGGCCGACCGATGTCCTGTCCTTCCCCTTACCGCCGGTCAGTAACGGACCCGCAAGTGGATGCGTACGGGGAGAAATCTACATCTCCCGGGAACAGGCGCGGTTGCAGGCAAAGGCTGCCGGCATCAAACTCCATACCGAACTTCTGCAGCTGGTGCGCCACGGCCTGCTTCATCTTGCCGGTTTCTCCCATCGGGAGATAAACCGGCTGCCCTGA
- a CDS encoding T9SS type A sorting domain-containing protein: MAVTIFCAVMIALSPAGTGGQLPPVWGGGGPDSFGYRYLDSDTTCPGAPVYNWIEIKGVGTRVTGLGDDNVVGPFDIGFDFPYYWYRVNKVYIGSNGYIAFHDNALNASPFQRIPSPTRSNNTLAVLMSDIDCSASGSPNGSVWVWTSPNNDTFIVEYDSVRFWNTGGNNTFQIILSKPDSSITFQYKEQSGAPYNGWVPDANQCGIENVSGRIGLNYLSGNIPPGNMYHPGLAVRFFPPESTTLQVHDAAVRNAMNDRSGGMFAVNGQPITFWGVIQNTGNQAEPQFRAVARVRNQAGSVVFIDSTNVQALNPSETDSVVFTRTWTPSSNGVYTIQVISKLPGDAVPVNDTVTIELRVVTLPTTLTYDRGTPTNSMYWNGPGGFGNRFVPPVYPCSISSARVYMQATTSTPVAIGIYDDNGPGGSPGDTLYIATVNVLNADWYTINPPSPIVITDGAFFVGATSEVTGSPSFGMDSVPPLSYQGWEYTGVWAPSRDASMRDIMANATVSGRVGVMELTPEPVRMPARLEVTPNPGNGLLQLTLSERSGAQVEVYDATGKLVSTVTLKDGTGRLDVRNLAGGIYFARVVNNGSSVAKVIVSR, from the coding sequence ATGGCGGTAACGATATTCTGTGCGGTGATGATTGCGCTCAGCCCTGCTGGAACCGGTGGTCAGCTGCCACCGGTCTGGGGCGGAGGCGGTCCGGATTCGTTCGGCTACCGGTATCTGGATTCAGATACCACCTGTCCGGGTGCGCCGGTTTACAACTGGATTGAGATCAAGGGTGTTGGCACAAGGGTGACCGGTCTGGGGGATGACAATGTGGTCGGGCCGTTTGACATCGGGTTTGACTTCCCTTATTACTGGTACCGGGTTAACAAGGTTTACATCGGCTCCAACGGGTATATTGCCTTCCACGACAATGCGCTGAATGCCTCGCCCTTCCAGCGGATTCCCAGCCCGACGCGTTCCAACAACACCCTGGCGGTGCTGATGAGTGATATTGACTGTTCGGCTTCGGGTTCGCCGAACGGTTCAGTCTGGGTCTGGACCAGCCCTAATAACGACACTTTTATCGTTGAGTATGACAGTGTACGGTTCTGGAATACCGGCGGGAATAACACCTTCCAGATCATTCTTTCAAAGCCGGATTCCTCAATCACCTTCCAGTATAAGGAGCAGTCGGGTGCGCCGTATAACGGCTGGGTCCCGGATGCGAATCAGTGCGGGATTGAGAATGTGTCGGGCAGGATCGGACTGAACTATCTCTCCGGCAACATTCCACCCGGCAATATGTATCATCCCGGGCTGGCGGTCAGGTTCTTCCCGCCGGAGTCTACCACTCTGCAGGTTCACGATGCCGCGGTGCGCAATGCGATGAATGACCGCTCCGGCGGAATGTTTGCAGTCAACGGTCAGCCGATTACCTTCTGGGGAGTGATTCAGAATACGGGCAATCAGGCAGAACCCCAGTTCCGTGCGGTAGCCCGGGTGCGGAACCAGGCGGGTTCAGTGGTATTCATTGACTCCACGAATGTCCAGGCGCTCAATCCGTCCGAGACCGACTCGGTGGTATTTACCCGCACCTGGACACCGTCGAGCAACGGCGTTTATACAATCCAGGTGATTTCCAAACTGCCGGGCGATGCGGTGCCGGTGAACGATACCGTGACGATTGAACTGAGAGTGGTGACCCTGCCGACAACACTGACCTATGACCGGGGCACACCGACCAACTCAATGTACTGGAACGGTCCGGGTGGATTCGGCAACCGTTTTGTCCCACCGGTTTATCCCTGCTCCATCTCCAGTGCCCGGGTTTATATGCAGGCAACCACCAGCACGCCGGTGGCAATCGGAATTTACGATGACAACGGTCCGGGCGGCAGTCCGGGTGATACGCTCTATATCGCTACGGTCAATGTGCTCAATGCTGACTGGTATACGATCAACCCGCCGAGCCCGATTGTGATCACCGATGGCGCCTTCTTTGTCGGTGCCACCTCTGAAGTTACCGGCTCACCTTCATTCGGCATGGATTCGGTGCCACCGCTTTCCTATCAGGGCTGGGAATATACCGGGGTCTGGGCACCTTCGCGCGATGCGTCAATGCGGGATATCATGGCAAATGCCACCGTTTCCGGACGCGTCGGGGTGATGGAACTGACACCGGAGCCGGTCCGGATGCCGGCACGGCTGGAGGTTACACCCAATCCGGGTAACGGTCTGCTACAGCTGACGCTGAGTGAAAGAAGCGGGGCGCAGGTTGAGGTCTATGATGCCACGGGCAAGCTGGTGAGCACGGTAACCCTGAAGGATGGAACCGGAAGGCTGGATGTGCGCAATCTGGCAGGCGGCATCTACTTTGCCCGCGTGGTGAACAACGGCTCATCGGTTGCCAAGGTGATTGTGTCCAGATAG
- the recO gene encoding DNA repair protein RecO translates to MTAPLNTEAVCLYYRTWRNTSLILSLFTRELGLVSALAKGARRPRSRLGAVTGLFTHCSALLLPPRAGELYILTDADLLNPFSRLNTEYERLLEASVIAEFLLRTLPPRHPEERVFALLLTYLDQLAQPAELDPGTIRLLVLSFLLKALAFLGYRPELVRCSRCGQELSPPVVFNPETGDLVCIRCRQQLRSAIRSLGAEQLQLLRTLLHTPAVGISRLAVPGPDNTLTELVAALVSHHYPHRTFPLLVRLSQPQK, encoded by the coding sequence ATGACCGCACCGTTAAACACTGAAGCGGTCTGTCTCTACTACCGCACCTGGCGCAATACCTCGCTCATCCTCTCCCTGTTCACCCGCGAGCTGGGACTGGTTTCAGCCCTTGCCAAGGGTGCGCGCCGACCCAGGAGCAGACTCGGTGCGGTTACCGGCCTGTTCACCCACTGCTCTGCCCTGCTTCTTCCTCCCCGCGCGGGCGAACTTTATATCCTAACCGATGCCGATCTGCTCAATCCGTTTTCCCGCCTGAATACCGAATACGAACGCCTCCTCGAAGCGAGTGTTATTGCTGAATTTCTCCTGCGCACCCTGCCGCCCCGCCATCCTGAGGAACGGGTTTTTGCCCTGCTTTTAACCTATCTTGATCAGCTGGCGCAACCGGCGGAACTTGATCCCGGCACCATCCGTCTCCTGGTGCTCTCTTTTCTGCTCAAGGCACTGGCATTCCTCGGCTACCGGCCTGAACTGGTCCGCTGCAGCCGGTGCGGTCAGGAACTTTCTCCTCCAGTGGTGTTTAATCCGGAAACCGGCGATCTGGTCTGTATCCGCTGCCGCCAGCAGCTCAGGTCAGCCATTCGGTCCCTCGGTGCCGAACAACTCCAACTTCTGAGAACACTGCTCCATACCCCGGCGGTCGGGATTTCCCGGCTTGCAGTCCCCGGTCCGGACAATACACTCACTGAGCTTGTGGCAGCGCTCGTATCGCATCACTATCCGCACCGGACATTCCCGCTGCTGGTGCGCCTCAGTCAGCCGCAAAAATAA
- a CDS encoding hemolysin family protein produces the protein MFWQIPAIVVLLVLSFIFSGAEAAFFSLPQWRVREHRQLSRLIAEPGRLLGTLLFSNLLVNISATAIFTLLLLQFSSRFRLAPVIVLTAGGILMTAILLLFGEITPKLLATRYPDTFARIFPPFIAAVQYLIFPVTWLLNRISAFARRLPEETTQLSKPELQTMITFGREQGVLLPGEEEILRNLIQLDRRTVSEVMTPRQDMVAVPEEATIAAALDVCRQSGFSRLPVYSGTLEKITGVVYAKELLTAPDPKMPVVNITRPPYFVPEVKRLAPLLDELRRKNSHIAIVIDEFGQTAGMVTLEDILEAIFGEIRDEFDRAEELPYRRVGENEYIVDGEIDLVTLNRLFDDAFTGFEFDRLATLIYDRLGRLAKTGDTVRIGNLEITVTELSQHRLEKVFIRKLER, from the coding sequence GTGTTCTGGCAAATCCCCGCCATCGTTGTCCTTCTCGTTCTCTCCTTCATCTTCTCCGGCGCTGAAGCCGCCTTCTTCTCACTGCCCCAGTGGCGGGTCCGGGAACATCGGCAGCTCAGCCGTCTGATTGCAGAACCGGGAAGACTGCTCGGCACCCTGCTCTTCAGCAACCTGCTGGTGAACATCAGCGCCACCGCCATTTTCACCCTGCTGCTTCTTCAGTTCAGCAGCCGGTTCCGGCTCGCTCCGGTGATTGTGCTTACTGCCGGTGGTATCCTGATGACGGCAATACTGCTGTTATTTGGCGAAATCACCCCAAAACTGCTGGCAACCCGCTACCCGGATACATTTGCCCGGATTTTTCCTCCGTTCATAGCGGCGGTCCAGTACCTGATCTTCCCGGTAACCTGGTTGCTGAACAGAATCAGTGCCTTTGCCCGTCGGCTTCCGGAAGAAACCACCCAGCTGAGCAAGCCGGAACTGCAGACCATGATCACCTTTGGTCGTGAACAGGGGGTACTGCTTCCGGGCGAAGAGGAAATTCTGCGTAACCTGATTCAGCTTGACCGGCGCACCGTTTCGGAAGTAATGACCCCGCGCCAGGATATGGTTGCGGTGCCGGAAGAGGCAACCATTGCCGCAGCTCTTGATGTCTGCCGGCAGTCCGGGTTCTCCCGGCTGCCCGTTTATTCAGGGACACTGGAAAAGATTACCGGTGTAGTCTATGCCAAGGAACTTTTAACCGCTCCCGACCCCAAAATGCCGGTCGTTAATATTACCCGCCCGCCCTACTTTGTTCCGGAAGTAAAGCGGCTTGCTCCGCTGCTTGATGAACTCCGGCGCAAGAACTCTCACATCGCCATCGTCATTGACGAATTTGGCCAGACTGCGGGCATGGTTACACTCGAAGATATCCTTGAGGCGATTTTTGGGGAAATCAGGGACGAATTTGACCGGGCTGAGGAACTTCCTTACCGCAGGGTTGGGGAAAATGAGTATATTGTTGACGGTGAGATTGACCTGGTGACCCTGAACCGGCTTTTTGACGATGCCTTTACCGGATTTGAGTTTGACCGGCTCGCCACCCTGATTTATGACCGGCTCGGCAGGCTGGCAAAGACCGGCGACACGGTCCGCATCGGCAATCTTGAAATAACTGTCACCGAATTGTCCCAACACCGGCTGGAAAAAGTATTCATCCGGAAACTGGAGCGTTAA
- a CDS encoding PhoH family protein, which translates to MRYLIPAEDVDQVELLGPADMNLTTIARYYRTYIVYRDGLLRLSGPRAEKTELQQLFDRLIARCRRGERITPELIEAEIRRLREEKGTLNEPSSPILEKTPIAPADMTVIHTPRKTIVPKSANQRRYLEAISENDIVFAIGPAGTGKTYLAVAVAVHALIAGRASRIILTRPAVEAGESLGYLPGTFKEKIDPYLRPLYDALFDMLPLERTQRLIEQEVIEVAPLAFMRGRTLSDAYIILDEAQNTTSTQMKMFLTRLGWNSKAIITGDITQIDLSEKYRSGLVEAEKLLAGIPGICIVHFDKSDVVRPPLVSRIIHAYENKGDNGQTESQK; encoded by the coding sequence TTGCGATACCTCATTCCTGCTGAAGATGTGGACCAGGTGGAACTGCTTGGTCCCGCCGACATGAACCTCACCACCATTGCCCGCTACTACCGGACCTATATCGTCTACCGCGACGGCCTGCTCCGCCTTTCCGGTCCCCGTGCCGAAAAAACTGAACTGCAGCAGCTCTTTGACCGGCTCATTGCCCGGTGCCGCCGGGGTGAACGGATTACTCCGGAACTGATTGAAGCGGAAATCCGGCGCCTGCGGGAGGAAAAGGGAACACTCAATGAGCCCTCCAGCCCGATCCTGGAAAAAACGCCCATCGCGCCGGCAGATATGACAGTAATTCATACCCCGCGCAAAACCATTGTGCCCAAGAGTGCCAACCAGCGCCGCTATCTTGAAGCCATCAGTGAGAACGACATCGTTTTTGCCATCGGACCGGCAGGAACCGGGAAAACCTACCTTGCGGTTGCAGTTGCAGTTCACGCTCTGATTGCCGGCCGTGCCAGCAGAATAATCCTAACCCGTCCGGCGGTTGAAGCCGGCGAGTCGCTCGGCTATCTGCCCGGCACCTTCAAGGAAAAAATTGACCCTTACCTCCGCCCGCTCTACGATGCGCTTTTTGACATGCTGCCGCTTGAGCGCACCCAGCGGCTGATTGAGCAGGAGGTAATCGAAGTTGCCCCGCTCGCCTTTATGCGCGGCCGGACCCTCTCGGATGCCTACATCATTCTTGACGAAGCCCAGAACACCACCTCCACTCAGATGAAGATGTTTCTCACCCGGCTCGGCTGGAACTCCAAGGCGATCATCACTGGCGACATCACTCAGATTGACCTTTCAGAAAAATACCGGTCCGGCCTGGTTGAGGCGGAAAAACTGCTTGCCGGCATCCCGGGCATCTGCATTGTTCATTTTGACAAAAGCGATGTTGTCCGCCCGCCGCTGGTTTCAAGAATTATTCACGCCTACGAAAACAAGGGGGATAATGGGCAGACCGAATCACAAAAATAA
- a CDS encoding CNNM domain-containing protein, whose product MDLLLGFILILLTGYYAGTETALYRANWVRLLHWSRRNVRGAADALSAIDRLSLSIITTLIGTNLTGVFATQLFEHYFVRELGPAFTPLAIGLMLTLTLLLGDYLPKSVAQAVPTRWLRLTAFFLNFTRLLFLPVIALLARVLPKIQRLSLTREDYLSVLPGRPDSGPHLRRMTARLFQFARMAVSESAIPLEQVKSVPVAADRQDLLELLRHYGYTRIPVYQDRPENIIGVIVVKDLLEPGALRIRPVLRVAPETRALEVLRMMQRQGEHLAVIDSPPGKAIGIVTLEDLVEELVGEIRSED is encoded by the coding sequence ATGGATCTGCTGCTCGGCTTTATTCTGATCCTTTTAACCGGTTATTACGCCGGGACGGAAACCGCCCTCTACCGGGCAAACTGGGTCCGTCTGCTTCACTGGTCAAGAAGAAATGTCCGGGGTGCTGCTGATGCCCTCAGTGCCATTGACCGGCTTTCCCTTTCTATTATTACAACGCTGATCGGCACCAATCTCACCGGCGTGTTTGCCACCCAGCTGTTTGAACATTACTTTGTCCGGGAACTCGGCCCTGCCTTTACTCCGCTCGCCATCGGGCTCATGCTTACCCTTACCCTGCTGCTGGGTGACTACCTGCCCAAGTCGGTGGCTCAGGCGGTTCCTACCCGCTGGCTGCGCCTGACCGCATTCTTTCTGAATTTCACCCGGTTACTGTTCCTGCCGGTAATTGCACTCCTGGCACGGGTTCTGCCGAAAATTCAGCGGCTCAGTCTTACCCGCGAAGATTACCTGTCAGTCCTGCCGGGCAGACCGGATAGCGGTCCGCACCTGCGCCGGATGACCGCCCGGCTGTTTCAGTTTGCCCGGATGGCGGTCAGCGAATCGGCTATCCCCCTGGAGCAGGTGAAATCGGTCCCGGTGGCAGCTGACCGCCAGGACCTGCTTGAACTGCTCCGCCATTACGGTTATACCCGGATCCCGGTGTATCAGGACCGGCCGGAAAACATCATCGGCGTAATTGTTGTCAAGGATCTGCTCGAGCCGGGAGCATTGCGCATCCGGCCGGTGCTCAGAGTAGCACCGGAAACCCGGGCGCTCGAGGTGCTGCGGATGATGCAGCGCCAAGGTGAACATTTGGCGGTCATCGACTCCCCTCCCGGGAAAGCAATCGGCATTGTCACCCTCGAAGACCTGGTTGAGGAGCTGGTGGGGGAAATCCGTTCCGAAGACTGA